The Punica granatum isolate Tunisia-2019 chromosome 4, ASM765513v2, whole genome shotgun sequence genome has a window encoding:
- the LOC116202620 gene encoding uncharacterized protein LOC116202620, whose amino-acid sequence MQETGGKGEDLGFFATTVERRVIKDRIVGSFMDTLPIVISKEKEEAGSNKGIQRSKYYGQKADGNKSQKAYFSPAETVQGQTPGKAAGNHAVTHAIGRNITITGISEDQLSQLATIFGERAAMSEQLAGPSHEESDWIG is encoded by the exons ATGCAGGAGACGGGCGGCAAGGGAGAGGACCTAGGGTTCTTTGCGACTACTGTGGAAAGACGGGTCATAAAAGATCGGATTGTTGGAAGCTTCATGGATACCCTGCCGATCGTGATTtcaaaggaaaaggaagaggCTGGATCAAACAAGGGAATTCAACGAAGCAAATATTATGGGCAGAAAGCAGATGGCAACAAAAGTCAAAAGGCATATTTTTCTCCAGCCGAGACAGTTCAAGGGCAGACTCCAGGTAAGGCAGCTGGCAACCATGCTGTCACACATGCAATAGGAAGAAACATTACCATCACAGGGATTTCGGAGGACCAACTAAGTCAGCTGGCCACGATTTTTGGTGAACGTGCAGCTATGTCGGAGCAATTAGCCG GACCAAGCCATGAGGAGAGTGATTGGATCGGGTGA